CAACCTATACATGAGCTATGAGTTAGGTTACAATGAGGGGTGATAAAAAGGGCCGGGTTCTTAATAATTGTACGATTAAGTAAAGAGTTATTATTGGACTATTGGATTGAAATCCCTCATTATAACCCCTCAACATATCCCATCATTATAAACGCTCTAGAAAATTTAGTCCATTCCAAGTCCTAATAACTTTTGACTTAAGCCACAAAAACTAGAGATAGATGATGtgtgtttttgagtttataataatattatctcaTGAATTGCGTTTTGAGTGGCCAACGCTAATATCCTTTTTGAATGTGAACGTGTTATAACATAAGAGGACCATGCAGAATCACAAATGttaatatattttgtattaatcCAACGTTAGGGGCCTACTTTGCTTATCTTAATTGTGTCGTGTTTCACTTTAATCTTAAAGTTGATGATTTAGTCATTCCGCATTGAGTTTTCTAGGTGCAAGGAAGATTTAGAACATCATCATTTTGTCTCATTAAATCAGCCATTCAACCTAGAAGAACTTAGGAAGGCCTCTGATAAATTTCTCTCCACCGTCAAAGCTTGATAACGCGTTGGTAAAGTACCTTTATATATCGTCCTaagattctttctttctctctcctttcctCCTTTGGATCTTTACTTGCTAGTTAAGAGTTGATGACACACTTGCTCATCTCTCATTCATTCTTATTGGTCTCAATCAAGCCTTGAACTAGCtagtataatattatattagccttttaaaaaaaatctagattttagaaagaaaaaaaaaacctataatTTTAAGCTTGTGACTCCCCAAACCTAAAAATCTACCTCAGCTACTGCACTCTTGTCCTGTTATATGGTCTTTCATTTATGAAATGTACTTGGATTAACCCGGTTTGAAGAACCGATTTGTTATTCGTCAAACCGGGTTTGTTATTCGGTCAGTACCCAGTTCATTACATTTGGTATAGTTATTGTAgctagctatatatatatatatataagatgggTCATGATTTCTAGCTCTTTCTGCAATGACAAGCTATACAGCGCTGCAATTGCAAGCCACTTTCTGGCTACTAGTAATTTAATTGCTGCGAAAGCTAAGtaatttcaaccaaaaatgAGTTGCAAAAACCTATATACGGCCAACGTGCAGTCCAATACAAATATGCACTTCATTTTATCAAGTCAATGAAATGAACTAGCAAACAGGCTCTTTGATCCTTCAATGAGTTACCATCTCTTCCGGGTCAACCACGTTTTTTTGTCAAAGTAAACTCTCCTATAGTCGTAAGAGAAGGATACTCACTTATAAGTTATAAGGCCATTGACTTGCTGAAGCGACTTGGAAATGCATATCGTTTATAAAAGGCTAGCATTTGCACCTATTTTCCAGTATACTTGAAGAAGACAATCGATCGAGATGGCTCAACAAGCAACTGCATCCTCAAGGATTGCCTCTCTTATTTTGAGAATCTTGACCTTCATTCTCTTGTTGATATCACTCATTGTGCTGGCCACCAACACCATAGGCTCCAGCGACGATGACTCCAAAGTTCGTTTTACCGATTTTTATGCCTACCGGTAAGCAATCATAGTCGCGgtcatgatttttttcttgtctAATCATAGTTTGAAACGCTTaactaattattttgaattgtAAAATTGGTGCAGATACATGCTTGCTACAATTGTCATCGGCAATGCATATAGTCTTCTGCAACTTGTACTCACAATCTTTAATATCGTAAGGGGCGGGGATGGCATGCCCTTCCTTGACTTCTTTGGTGACAAGGTACatttttactttcttattttttaattttcggCACCCAAAGCTTCccacaagttttttttttttttttttttccccctcttCTATTCTAGCAAACAAAACCCATGTCAATTGAGCCTGTGAGGCCCGCTGGCCCAATAGGCAAAACAAGAATTTTCAATTTACTCTCTATCTAGGCATTCCTGggatgatttttgttttgtttttgggattTAATACGAAAACTTGTGTTGGGCATGCAGTTCATATCATACGTGCTAGCAACTGGTGCTGCTGCTGGGTTTGGTCTGACTGTAGACTTGAAGAGACTGATGGACGCATCTGAAGTAGACATGCTCAACTTTGACGATAAGGCCTTTGCATCGGCtagcctcctcctcctcgcaTTTGTTACCACTGCCATATTATCAGTTATCTCTGCCTACACTCTCCCAAAGAGAGTTTGATTGCTGCCAACCGAAAAACGTCcctttattttcataatatgTACGTACGTACGTACCATCAAATCATAAATGGAGACTTTGCGTAACCAAGAactaaatttcaataaaaataagtttttttttttttttttggtgtgtgtGGGTAGGATATTGATATTGTTACACAATTTGATGAAAAGTTCCATTGGAGAATCatctcaaattttaattttaactaCATAGTTGTGCCAACCATTGGGGTCCTAAATTGTGACATGTTTTAGTACTTTAATCTTAAAGTTGCTCATTAGCCTTTACCAATTGGGTAAGTTTCTAGCGTACGCAAGATTAATTAGaacataatcaattttccaGATAACCAAAATCTGACAGTCAAAGAGCTTGGACTGCGTTGGTGAAGTACATTACTGGCTTGAAGCCTTGAGCTATATCTCATTAAGAATAATTAACTTATAACCTAAGGGAAATA
Above is a window of Prunus persica cultivar Lovell chromosome G2, Prunus_persica_NCBIv2, whole genome shotgun sequence DNA encoding:
- the LOC18785936 gene encoding CASP-like protein 4D1, yielding MAQQATASSRIASLILRILTFILLLISLIVLATNTIGSSDDDSKVRFTDFYAYRYMLATIVIGNAYSLLQLVLTIFNIVRGGDGMPFLDFFGDKFISYVLATGAAAGFGLTVDLKRLMDASEVDMLNFDDKAFASASLLLLAFVTTAILSVISAYTLPKRV